The Doryrhamphus excisus isolate RoL2022-K1 chromosome 1, RoL_Dexc_1.0, whole genome shotgun sequence genome includes a window with the following:
- the LOC131134173 gene encoding bromodomain-containing protein 4-like isoform X2 codes for MGDGLEPGSSHNPPSAQQPLPFNPAPPETSDSSRPKRQTNQLQYLLKVVLKTLWKHQFAWPFQAPVDAIKLNLPDYYKIIKTPMDMGTIKKRLENHFYKNAQECIHDFNTMFTNCYIYNKPADDIVLMAKALEKLFLQKITEMPQEETEIAVVSKGRRSIKREPALITMSESGQDLLSPSTTPLTRGFSSPATLPQTHHSPTPPTLAQPPRVPPTPMAHAPHLGPPHPLSAAGILPQGMTSVPPPAVTHPGLHTGQILQSPALIKQRKSQKRKADTTTPTANDQLSESSPVSAETRPRRDSIRPLKPPKRDSSQPDSQHHPGGVLETGGMLTPKRQDQLHSCALLVKEMLSKKHFAYAWPFYLPVDAKALGLHDYHDIIKHPMDLSTIKKKLDNWQYRDAQEFAADVRLMFSNCYKYNPPGHDVVAMARKLQEVFEMRFAKMPDEPEEPVPVPTPSSAIHPAPSTRQLPPPPVVSEDDSSSLSESESSGADSDQERQQRLAVLQEQLKAVHEQLAALSQPQVSKPKKKERDKKEKKKEKHKKKMGADEPTETAMLQISKKSKISKDPLVAKKERKKPGKKDGIKNSRPAVPPQTGPTPLVPSASLEVEDDMANSYASSDLFGGAAAVGGKPMSYEEKRQLSLDINKLPGDKLGRVVHIIQTREPSMKNSNPDEIEIDFETLKPSTLRELEKYVSSCLKRKKKSSEKPLEMTNITKLKTGSSSSGTSDSSDSEDSDNGLVPKQQKTLSNKDTKRPQQLSVANVGPAAPQPQVPQTKLPFIPPSHVPVPVSVPALESSQLLSTGFDPLAHFMNPHLTQPNTEPSPVIPSSCAPLNAGLLNVNTPTGPTPTEPHPFLNQHPIIPSPAIHNALPQQPSRPSNHAAPLPPKNSQPLPSSLPPLPVSSPQLPLPLPLPLPQPVPRPRVPSPPSHGILGTLSAQPPQALLEDDEEPTPTNAETPPLSQVQTFLQSLQPRTSTQSQPLHAHSPVHNAPHLVPSMHAQTVMSSNPATLQRHSSGHSHVQHSFSHALATTVQQQKGATLQQKLQQLQPSPRIKAEPFSTGCLRDSPSPLMMHSPLMPHFQTTGLQSPSQIKKNDQRSNLVGVKEEKLSHSPVLPPSPFSPAMRLDTHKLDSKHRLDVKSLDGTRSGSRLPDSLVQPCNQQDTKVKQEPKTPVGPKRTPDVKLKNMGSWASLAQRSQSTTASAVRSSSDSFEQFRRVAREKEERERQLKAQAEQARREQEKMRRDDDDSVEHARRTQEDVRRRHEQQQQQQQQQQQQQQQQQHQQQHQQQSPVAATPPASTPPTHSPQAPPIQPPVQPPTSSAAQNALDQQREMARRREQERRRREAMADTIDINFQSDLMASFEENLF; via the exons ATGGGGGACGGACTGGAGCCAGGCAGCAGCCACAACCCTCCTTCCGCCCAGCAGCCTCTCCCTTTTAACCCTGCACCCCCTGAAACATCTGATTCTTCTAGACCCAAACGGCAGACCAACCAGCTCCAG TACCTGCTCAAAGTGGTGTTGAAGACATTATGGAAACACCAGTTCGCATGGCCCTTTCAAGCTCCCGTAGATGccatcaaactcaatttacct GACTACTATAAAATCATCAAAACCCCCATGGACATGGGCACCATAAAGAAGCGCCTGGAGAACCACTTCTACAAAAATGCCCAGGAGTGTATTCATGACTTCAACACAATGTTCACCAATTGCTACATCTACAACAAG CCCGCAGATGATATCGTGTTAATGGCCAAGGCCTTGGAGAAACTCTTTCTCCAGAAGATCACAGAGATGCCACAGGAGGAGACTGAGATTGCTGTGGTCTCAAAGGGACGCCGCAGCATAAAACGGGAGCCAG ctctgaTCACCATGTCCGAATCAGGCCAGGATTTGTTATCGCCCTCCACCACTCCCCTGACGCGAGGCTTCTCATCCCCTGCAACTCTCCCACAGACCCATCACTCTCCAACCCCTCCTACTCTGGCCCAGCCCCCACGTGTGCCTCCGACACCCATGGCTCACGCGCCTCATCTCGGACCCCCGCACCCTCTCTCAGCAGCAGGCATCTTGCCCCAGGGCATGACCTCTGTCCCACCTCCGGCTGTCACACACCCAGGCCTCCATACAGGCCAGATACTGCAGAGCCCTGCTCTCATCAAG CAAAGGAAGAGCCAGAAGAGAAAAGCAGACACCACCACGCCGACAGCCAACGACCAGCTCAGCGAATCGTCGCCCGTCTCTGCGGAGACTCGACCACGCCGAGACAGCATTCGCCCATTAAAGCCACCCAAGCGAGACTCGTCACAGCCAGACTCCCAGCACCACCCCGGTGGTGTGCTGGAGACGGGAGGAATGTTGACGCCCAAGCGGCAGGATCAGTTACATTCCTGTGCTCTCCTCGTCAAAGAGATGCTGTCCAAGAAGCACTTTGCCTATGCCTGGCCCTTCTACTTGCCTGTTGATGCAAAAGCTCTTGGCCTTCATGACTACCATGACATCATCAAGCACCCCATGGACCTCAGCACCATCAAG AAAAAACTGGACAATTGGCAGTACAGAGACGCTCAAGAGTTTGCAGCGGACGTGCGGTTGATGTTCTCCAACTGTTACAAGTATAATCCGCCAGGCCATGATGTGGTTGCCATGGCACGTAAACTACAG GAGGTCTTTGAGATGCGTTTTGCCAAGATGCCCGACGAGCCGGAGGAGCCAGTTCCCGTTCCCACGCCGTCATCTGCCATCCACCCTGCCCCTTCCACTCGGCAGTTACCGCCTCCTCCTGTTGTCTCCGAAGATGACAGCTCCAGTTTGTCCGAATCTGAGTCCTCTGGGGCGGACTCTGATCAAGAGAGGCAGCAGCGACTGGCTGTGCTACAGGAACAG CTTAAGGCTGTCCACGAGCAGCTGGCCGCACTTTCTCAGCCTCAGGTCAGCAAGCCCAAGAAGAAAGAGCGcgacaagaaggagaagaagaaggaaaagcACAAGAAGAAGATGGGAGCGGATGAGCCCACTGAGACTGCCATGCTTCAGATTTCCAAGAAGAGCAAAATCAGCAAGGACCCACTCGTTGCAAAGAAGGAGAGGAAGAAGCCTGG TAAAAAAGACGGCATCAAAAACAGTCGTCCAGCTGTGCCCCCTCAGACCGGGCCCACCCCTCTTGTCCCCTCAGCCTCTCTCGAAGTAGAAGATGACATGG CCAACTCATACGCCTCCTCAGATTTGTTTGGGGGAGCGGCTGCTGTCGGGGGCAAGCCCATGTCGTACGAAGAGAAGCGCCAGCTAAGCCTGGACATCAACAAGTTGCCCGGGGACAAGCTGGGCCGCGTTGTGCACATAATCCAAACGCGTGAGCCCTCCATGAAGAATTCCAACCCGGATGAGATCGAGATCGACTTTGAGACGCTCAAGCCCTCCACGCTCCGAGAGCTGGAGAAGTACGTCTCCAGCTGCCTCAAAAGGAAGAAGAAGTCATCAG AAAAGCCTCTGGAAATGACAAACATCACAAAATTGAAGACAGGATCTTCATCCTCAGGCACCAGTGACTCCTCTGATAGTGAAGACTCTGACAATG GGCTGGTTCCCAAGCAGCAGAAGACCCTGTCAAACAAGGACACCAAGAGGCCGCAACAGCTGTCTGTCGCCAATGTTGGCCCCGCTGCCCCGCAGCCTCAAGTCCCCCAGACCAAATTGCCATTCATCCCTCCCTCCCATGTTCCGGTCCCGGTCTCTGTCCCCGCTCTGGAATCATCACAGTTGCTGAGCACCGGATTCGACCCATTGGCCCACTTTATGAACCCTCACCTGACGCAGCCCAACACTGAGCCCAGTCCTGTAATCCCCTCTTCTTGCGCCCCCCTCAACGCTGGCCTCCTCAATGTAAACACACCTACTGGTCCGACACCCACTGAACCGCACCCGTTTTTAAACCAACATCCCATCATACCCTCACCGG CCATCCACAATGCTCTCCCCCAGCAACCATCAAGACCTAGCAACCACGCCGCACCACTTCCTCCTAAGAACTCTCAGCCACTCCCATCCTCACTCCCCCCTCTGCCTGTGTCCTCACCTCAGCTTCCTCTCCCACTCCCTCTCCCGCTTCCCCAGCCAGTTCCACGCCCCCGCGTACCTTCACCACCGTCACACGGTATCTTGGGAACCCTCTCTGCTCAACCTCCGCAAGCCCTGCTGGAGGACGACGAAGAGCCGACGCCCACCAATGCAGAAACACCGCCCCTCAGCCAGGTTCAAACCTTCCTGCAGTCGCTCCAACCGCGGACATCCACGCAGAGCCAGCCGCTGCACGCACATTCGCCTGTGCACAATGCCCCCCATCTGGTGCCCTCAATGCACGCGCAAACTGTGATGTCATCCAACCCTGCGACATTGCAGCGGCACAGCTCGGGCCACAGTCATGTGCAGCATTCGTTCTCACATGCGCTTGCCACGACGGTGCAGCAGCAGAAAGGGGCGACCCTCCAGCAGAAGCTACAGCAGCTGCAGCCCTCGCCACGCATCAAGGCCGAGCCTTTTTCCACAG GTTGCCTTCGTGACAGCCCCTCGCCGCTGATGATGCACTCTCCCCTGATGCCTCACTTCCAGACGACAGGACTACAGTCTCCCTCACAGATCAAGAAAAAT GATCAGCGGTCCAACTTGGTGGGGGTCAAAGAGGAGAAACTCTCCCACTCACCAGTGCTACCCCCATCCCCATTCAGCCCGGCTATGCGACtcgacacacacaaacttgaCAGTAAACACA GATTAGACGTGAAGTCATTGGATGGGACTCGCTCTGGTTCCCGCCTTCCTGACTCCTTGGTGCAGCCCTGCAATCAGCAGGACACTAAAGTCAAGCAGGAGCCCAAAACGCCCGTCGGGCCCAAGAGGACACCG GACGTGAAGTTAAAGAACATGGGGTCTTGGGCGAGTTTGGCCCAGAGGTCTCAGTCCACGACAGCGTCGGCAGTTCGCTCCTCCAGCGACAGCTTTGAGCAGTTCAGACGTGTCGCCAGGGAGAAGGAGGAGAGGGAGAGGCAGCTGAAGGCTCAGGCGGAGCAGGCCAGGAGGGAGCAGGAGAAGATGCG CCGTGATGACGATGATTCTGTGGAGCATGCACGCCGCACACAAGAAGATGTCCGCCGCCGccatgagcagcagcagcagcagcaacaacaacaacaacaacaacaacaacagcagcaacatcagcagcagcatcagcagcaatCACCAGTTGCAGCAACACCTCCGGCTTCTACCCCACCCACTCACTCCCCACAAGCTCCACCCATTCAGCCTCCAGTCCAACCTCCAACTTCCTCAGCTGCACAGAACGCCCTTGACCAGCAGAGGGAGATGGCTCGCCGCCGCGAGCAAGAGCGGCGCAGGAGGGAGGCG ATGGCTGACACAATTGACATTAACTTCCAGAGCGACCTGATGGCCAGTTTTGAAGAAAATCTCTTCTAA
- the LOC131134173 gene encoding bromodomain-containing protein 4-like isoform X1: MGDGLEPGSSHNPPSAQQPLPFNPAPPETSDSSRPKRQTNQLQYLLKVVLKTLWKHQFAWPFQAPVDAIKLNLPDYYKIIKTPMDMGTIKKRLENHFYKNAQECIHDFNTMFTNCYIYNKPADDIVLMAKALEKLFLQKITEMPQEETEIAVVSKGRRSIKREPALITMSESGQDLLSPSTTPLTRGFSSPATLPQTHHSPTPPTLAQPPRVPPTPMAHAPHLGPPHPLSAAGILPQGMTSVPPPAVTHPGLHTGQILQSPALIKQRKSQKRKADTTTPTANDQLSESSPVSAETRPRRDSIRPLKPPKRDSSQPDSQHHPGGVLETGGMLTPKRQDQLHSCALLVKEMLSKKHFAYAWPFYLPVDAKALGLHDYHDIIKHPMDLSTIKKKLDNWQYRDAQEFAADVRLMFSNCYKYNPPGHDVVAMARKLQEVFEMRFAKMPDEPEEPVPVPTPSSAIHPAPSTRQLPPPPVVSEDDSSSLSESESSGADSDQERQQRLAVLQEQLKAVHEQLAALSQPQVSKPKKKERDKKEKKKEKHKKKMGADEPTETAMLQISKKSKISKDPLVAKKERKKPGKKDGIKNSRPAVPPQTGPTPLVPSASLEVEDDMANSYASSDLFGGAAAVGGKPMSYEEKRQLSLDINKLPGDKLGRVVHIIQTREPSMKNSNPDEIEIDFETLKPSTLRELEKYVSSCLKRKKKSSVEKPLEMTNITKLKTGSSSSGTSDSSDSEDSDNGLVPKQQKTLSNKDTKRPQQLSVANVGPAAPQPQVPQTKLPFIPPSHVPVPVSVPALESSQLLSTGFDPLAHFMNPHLTQPNTEPSPVIPSSCAPLNAGLLNVNTPTGPTPTEPHPFLNQHPIIPSPAIHNALPQQPSRPSNHAAPLPPKNSQPLPSSLPPLPVSSPQLPLPLPLPLPQPVPRPRVPSPPSHGILGTLSAQPPQALLEDDEEPTPTNAETPPLSQVQTFLQSLQPRTSTQSQPLHAHSPVHNAPHLVPSMHAQTVMSSNPATLQRHSSGHSHVQHSFSHALATTVQQQKGATLQQKLQQLQPSPRIKAEPFSTGCLRDSPSPLMMHSPLMPHFQTTGLQSPSQIKKNDQRSNLVGVKEEKLSHSPVLPPSPFSPAMRLDTHKLDSKHRLDVKSLDGTRSGSRLPDSLVQPCNQQDTKVKQEPKTPVGPKRTPDVKLKNMGSWASLAQRSQSTTASAVRSSSDSFEQFRRVAREKEERERQLKAQAEQARREQEKMRRDDDDSVEHARRTQEDVRRRHEQQQQQQQQQQQQQQQQQHQQQHQQQSPVAATPPASTPPTHSPQAPPIQPPVQPPTSSAAQNALDQQREMARRREQERRRREAMADTIDINFQSDLMASFEENLF, from the exons ATGGGGGACGGACTGGAGCCAGGCAGCAGCCACAACCCTCCTTCCGCCCAGCAGCCTCTCCCTTTTAACCCTGCACCCCCTGAAACATCTGATTCTTCTAGACCCAAACGGCAGACCAACCAGCTCCAG TACCTGCTCAAAGTGGTGTTGAAGACATTATGGAAACACCAGTTCGCATGGCCCTTTCAAGCTCCCGTAGATGccatcaaactcaatttacct GACTACTATAAAATCATCAAAACCCCCATGGACATGGGCACCATAAAGAAGCGCCTGGAGAACCACTTCTACAAAAATGCCCAGGAGTGTATTCATGACTTCAACACAATGTTCACCAATTGCTACATCTACAACAAG CCCGCAGATGATATCGTGTTAATGGCCAAGGCCTTGGAGAAACTCTTTCTCCAGAAGATCACAGAGATGCCACAGGAGGAGACTGAGATTGCTGTGGTCTCAAAGGGACGCCGCAGCATAAAACGGGAGCCAG ctctgaTCACCATGTCCGAATCAGGCCAGGATTTGTTATCGCCCTCCACCACTCCCCTGACGCGAGGCTTCTCATCCCCTGCAACTCTCCCACAGACCCATCACTCTCCAACCCCTCCTACTCTGGCCCAGCCCCCACGTGTGCCTCCGACACCCATGGCTCACGCGCCTCATCTCGGACCCCCGCACCCTCTCTCAGCAGCAGGCATCTTGCCCCAGGGCATGACCTCTGTCCCACCTCCGGCTGTCACACACCCAGGCCTCCATACAGGCCAGATACTGCAGAGCCCTGCTCTCATCAAG CAAAGGAAGAGCCAGAAGAGAAAAGCAGACACCACCACGCCGACAGCCAACGACCAGCTCAGCGAATCGTCGCCCGTCTCTGCGGAGACTCGACCACGCCGAGACAGCATTCGCCCATTAAAGCCACCCAAGCGAGACTCGTCACAGCCAGACTCCCAGCACCACCCCGGTGGTGTGCTGGAGACGGGAGGAATGTTGACGCCCAAGCGGCAGGATCAGTTACATTCCTGTGCTCTCCTCGTCAAAGAGATGCTGTCCAAGAAGCACTTTGCCTATGCCTGGCCCTTCTACTTGCCTGTTGATGCAAAAGCTCTTGGCCTTCATGACTACCATGACATCATCAAGCACCCCATGGACCTCAGCACCATCAAG AAAAAACTGGACAATTGGCAGTACAGAGACGCTCAAGAGTTTGCAGCGGACGTGCGGTTGATGTTCTCCAACTGTTACAAGTATAATCCGCCAGGCCATGATGTGGTTGCCATGGCACGTAAACTACAG GAGGTCTTTGAGATGCGTTTTGCCAAGATGCCCGACGAGCCGGAGGAGCCAGTTCCCGTTCCCACGCCGTCATCTGCCATCCACCCTGCCCCTTCCACTCGGCAGTTACCGCCTCCTCCTGTTGTCTCCGAAGATGACAGCTCCAGTTTGTCCGAATCTGAGTCCTCTGGGGCGGACTCTGATCAAGAGAGGCAGCAGCGACTGGCTGTGCTACAGGAACAG CTTAAGGCTGTCCACGAGCAGCTGGCCGCACTTTCTCAGCCTCAGGTCAGCAAGCCCAAGAAGAAAGAGCGcgacaagaaggagaagaagaaggaaaagcACAAGAAGAAGATGGGAGCGGATGAGCCCACTGAGACTGCCATGCTTCAGATTTCCAAGAAGAGCAAAATCAGCAAGGACCCACTCGTTGCAAAGAAGGAGAGGAAGAAGCCTGG TAAAAAAGACGGCATCAAAAACAGTCGTCCAGCTGTGCCCCCTCAGACCGGGCCCACCCCTCTTGTCCCCTCAGCCTCTCTCGAAGTAGAAGATGACATGG CCAACTCATACGCCTCCTCAGATTTGTTTGGGGGAGCGGCTGCTGTCGGGGGCAAGCCCATGTCGTACGAAGAGAAGCGCCAGCTAAGCCTGGACATCAACAAGTTGCCCGGGGACAAGCTGGGCCGCGTTGTGCACATAATCCAAACGCGTGAGCCCTCCATGAAGAATTCCAACCCGGATGAGATCGAGATCGACTTTGAGACGCTCAAGCCCTCCACGCTCCGAGAGCTGGAGAAGTACGTCTCCAGCTGCCTCAAAAGGAAGAAGAAGTCATCAG TAGAAAAGCCTCTGGAAATGACAAACATCACAAAATTGAAGACAGGATCTTCATCCTCAGGCACCAGTGACTCCTCTGATAGTGAAGACTCTGACAATG GGCTGGTTCCCAAGCAGCAGAAGACCCTGTCAAACAAGGACACCAAGAGGCCGCAACAGCTGTCTGTCGCCAATGTTGGCCCCGCTGCCCCGCAGCCTCAAGTCCCCCAGACCAAATTGCCATTCATCCCTCCCTCCCATGTTCCGGTCCCGGTCTCTGTCCCCGCTCTGGAATCATCACAGTTGCTGAGCACCGGATTCGACCCATTGGCCCACTTTATGAACCCTCACCTGACGCAGCCCAACACTGAGCCCAGTCCTGTAATCCCCTCTTCTTGCGCCCCCCTCAACGCTGGCCTCCTCAATGTAAACACACCTACTGGTCCGACACCCACTGAACCGCACCCGTTTTTAAACCAACATCCCATCATACCCTCACCGG CCATCCACAATGCTCTCCCCCAGCAACCATCAAGACCTAGCAACCACGCCGCACCACTTCCTCCTAAGAACTCTCAGCCACTCCCATCCTCACTCCCCCCTCTGCCTGTGTCCTCACCTCAGCTTCCTCTCCCACTCCCTCTCCCGCTTCCCCAGCCAGTTCCACGCCCCCGCGTACCTTCACCACCGTCACACGGTATCTTGGGAACCCTCTCTGCTCAACCTCCGCAAGCCCTGCTGGAGGACGACGAAGAGCCGACGCCCACCAATGCAGAAACACCGCCCCTCAGCCAGGTTCAAACCTTCCTGCAGTCGCTCCAACCGCGGACATCCACGCAGAGCCAGCCGCTGCACGCACATTCGCCTGTGCACAATGCCCCCCATCTGGTGCCCTCAATGCACGCGCAAACTGTGATGTCATCCAACCCTGCGACATTGCAGCGGCACAGCTCGGGCCACAGTCATGTGCAGCATTCGTTCTCACATGCGCTTGCCACGACGGTGCAGCAGCAGAAAGGGGCGACCCTCCAGCAGAAGCTACAGCAGCTGCAGCCCTCGCCACGCATCAAGGCCGAGCCTTTTTCCACAG GTTGCCTTCGTGACAGCCCCTCGCCGCTGATGATGCACTCTCCCCTGATGCCTCACTTCCAGACGACAGGACTACAGTCTCCCTCACAGATCAAGAAAAAT GATCAGCGGTCCAACTTGGTGGGGGTCAAAGAGGAGAAACTCTCCCACTCACCAGTGCTACCCCCATCCCCATTCAGCCCGGCTATGCGACtcgacacacacaaacttgaCAGTAAACACA GATTAGACGTGAAGTCATTGGATGGGACTCGCTCTGGTTCCCGCCTTCCTGACTCCTTGGTGCAGCCCTGCAATCAGCAGGACACTAAAGTCAAGCAGGAGCCCAAAACGCCCGTCGGGCCCAAGAGGACACCG GACGTGAAGTTAAAGAACATGGGGTCTTGGGCGAGTTTGGCCCAGAGGTCTCAGTCCACGACAGCGTCGGCAGTTCGCTCCTCCAGCGACAGCTTTGAGCAGTTCAGACGTGTCGCCAGGGAGAAGGAGGAGAGGGAGAGGCAGCTGAAGGCTCAGGCGGAGCAGGCCAGGAGGGAGCAGGAGAAGATGCG CCGTGATGACGATGATTCTGTGGAGCATGCACGCCGCACACAAGAAGATGTCCGCCGCCGccatgagcagcagcagcagcagcaacaacaacaacaacaacaacaacaacagcagcaacatcagcagcagcatcagcagcaatCACCAGTTGCAGCAACACCTCCGGCTTCTACCCCACCCACTCACTCCCCACAAGCTCCACCCATTCAGCCTCCAGTCCAACCTCCAACTTCCTCAGCTGCACAGAACGCCCTTGACCAGCAGAGGGAGATGGCTCGCCGCCGCGAGCAAGAGCGGCGCAGGAGGGAGGCG ATGGCTGACACAATTGACATTAACTTCCAGAGCGACCTGATGGCCAGTTTTGAAGAAAATCTCTTCTAA